Proteins encoded together in one Impatiens glandulifera chromosome 1, dImpGla2.1, whole genome shotgun sequence window:
- the LOC124910824 gene encoding putative receptor-like protein kinase At3g47110 — MMSFWLVLQQLALIIILISTTDALNNNETDHVSLLAMKSKILDPFGGGALSSWNESSHFCNWEGVFCGKRHKRVTFINLRSLGLSGTLSPHVGNLTFLRTLCLANNTFYGEIPNEIGGLYRLEVLALQRNNFQGRIPASLSRCSNLMFVRIGYNNLVGTIPEEFSSLSMLKEINVHENNLTGGIPKFLGNITSLESLIVSNNLFGGTIPNNLGQLKNLALLYLDQNQISGMIPSSLYNLSNLNVLSLAFNHLHGSLPPYFGNMFPHLQLLQLPVNNFTGQLPNSIGNLTKATMLTFNRNEFSGKLTIDFSKLVNLRILNFNFNNLGSGDFDEMHFLKSLTNCSSLETLNAVRNQFRGVLPDFVGNLSSNMNFFTLDSNQLQGRIPPTIGNLVNLSLFSLNDNKFTGPIPSTIGKLQKLQRFSLGRNQLSGTIPDSIGNLSLVNELYFNNNNLEGTIPSSFGNCQKLASLRLEQNNLSGNIPKELFQVSTLSILLNLSHNHLSGPLPSEIGELKSLVALDISNNNDLSDEIPGSISSCTSLQFLFLQGNMLRGSIPMSMEFMRGLQILDLSSNNLSGQIPTFLEKLSLINLNLSFNDFNGELPLHGVFANSTSVSVYGNDKLCGGIPFLQLPRCSIKKLNRNFFSSKRIYAIVGASILGILILISSLVFYLRKRKRVSTTLELLPKESFVQISYGELLNATDGFSSSNLIGAGGFGFVYRGVLDHIGDVAIKVLNLVNPGATRSFIAECKALKNIRHRNLVKIVTCCSSIDFQGNEFKALVYKLMMNGNLEKWLHPCQETSRLEFNLLQRLRVAIDVASALDYLHYQCKPTVIHCDLKPSNILLDQQMVAHVGDFGLSRFFHPEMGISHHSSSMGVMGTVGYAAPEYGLGSEMSMKGDVYSFGVLLLEMLTGKRPTDLMFVDGLNIRIFASQVLAGNAIEIVMDPTILKNDIVNGQRDNCLIAMVKIGLACSEELPQNRICMTDVVRELQQIENVMCK; from the exons ATGATGAGTTTCTGGTTGGTGCTACAACAATTGGCACTCATCATCATACTAATCAGTACTACTGATGCACTTAATAATAACGAAACTGATCATGTTTCACTATTGGCTATGAAGTCCAAGATCCTGGACCCTTTTGGTGGGGGAGCTTTGAGTTCATGGAATGAGTCTTCCCATTTCTGCAATTGGGAAGGTGTGTTCTGCGGTAAAAGGCACAAGAGGGTCACTTTCATCAATCTAAGATCTTTGGGTTTGTCGGGCACCTTGTCTCCTCATGTAGGAAATCTCACATTTCTTAGAACACTGTGTCTAGCCAACAATACTTTCTATGGGGAAATCCCAAATGAAATAGGTGGCTTGTACAGGCTGGAAGTATTGGCGCTCCAAAGGAACAACTTCCAGGGCAGGATTCCTGCCAGCCTGTCGCGCTGCTCTAACCTCATGTTTGTAAGGATTGGGTACAATAATCTGGTGGGAACCATCCCCGAAGAATTTAGCTCCTTGTCGATGCTCAAGGAGATCAACGTACATGAAAACAATTTAACTGGAGGAATTCCAAAATTTCTGGGCAATATCACTTCTCTTGAATCATTAATTGTTTCAAATAATCTCTTTGGTGGAACTATTCCAAATAACTTGGGGCAGTTAAAGAACCTCGCACTTCTTTATTTGGATCAAAATCAAATCTCTGGTATGATCCCTTCATCATTGTATAACCTCTCCAACTTGAATGTTTTATCTTTAGCATTTAATCATCTTCACGGGAGTCTTCCGCCCTACTTTGGAAACATGTTCCCGCATTTGCAATTACTTCAACTTCCTGTTAACAACTTTACCGGACAACTTCCAAATTCAATAGGGAATCTTACCAAAGCCACGATGCTAACTTTTAACCGAAACGAATTCAGTGGGAAACTTACAATTGATTTCAGCAAACTAGTGAATCTCCggattcttaattttaattttaataatttagggaGTGGGGATTTTGATGAAATGCATTTTCTCAAGTCGCTTACTAATTGCAGTAGTTTGGAAACGTTGAACGCAGTTAGAAACCAGTTTAGAGGAGTGCTTCCCGATTTTGTAGGGAATCTATCATCAAATATGAATTTCTTTACCCTTGATTCAAACCAACTGCAAGGCAGGATTCCTCCAACCATCGGAAACCTTGTTAACTTGTCTTTGTTCAGCTTGAATGATAACAAATTCACTGGGCCGATACCTAGTACCATAGGTAAACTTCAAAAGTTGCAGAGATTTTCCCTCGGACGAAATCAGCTTTCGGGTACTATTCCGGATTCAATTGGGAATCTTTCTTTGGTGAATGAGCTCTATTTCAATAACAATAACCTAGAGGGGACGATTCCTTCCAGTTTTGGCAACTGCCAAAAATTAGCATCATTGCGtcttgaacaaaacaacctgaGTGGAAACATTCCCAAAGAACTTTTCCAAGTTTCAACTCTATCGATTTTGCTCAACTTATCTCACAATCATCTGTCCGGCCCACTTCCTTCAGAGATCGGAGAACTCAAAAGTTTGGTGGCGTTAGACATATCAAACAATAATGACTTGTCCGACGAGATTCCTGGTAGTATAAGTAGTTGTACTAGTCTCCAATTCCTATTCCTGCAAGGAAACATGCTCCGAGGATCTATTCCCATGTCGATGGAATTCATGAGAGGACTTCAAATCCTTGACCTGTCAAGCAATAATCTATCGGGGCAAATCCCAACTTTCTTGGAGAAACTTTCCTTGATCAACCTTAACTTGTCCTTCAATGATTTCAATGGAGAATTGCCTTTACACGGGGTTTTTGCAAACTCAACTTCAGTATCCGTGTATGGGAACGATAAGCTATGCGGCGGAATACCTTTTCTACAACTTCCAAGATGTTCGATCAAGAAACTGAATCGTAACTTCTTTTCATCCAAACGCATCTACGCAATCGTGGGTGCTTCAATACTTGGAATACTAATCCTAATTTCAAGCTTGGTGTTTTACTTGAGGAAAAGGAAAAGGGTATCCACCACTTTGGAATTGCTTCCCAAGGAGTCTTTCGTGCAGATATCCTACGGCGAGCTCCTCAATGCAACGGATGGGTTCTCTTCCAGCAATTTGATTGGTGCTGGCGGTTTCGGCTTCGTCTACAGAGGAGTTCTTGATCATATTGGTGATGTTGCAATCAAAGTACTTAACCTTGTAAACCCAGGTGCCACGAGAAGCTTCATTGCAGAATGTAAAGCATTAAAAAACATTAGACACCGAAACCTGGTCAAGATTGTAACATGTTGTTCAAGCATTGATTTTCAAGGTAACGAATTCAAAGCTCTAGTGTACAAACTCATGATGAATGGGAATCTGGAGAAATGGCTGCATCCATGTCAAGAAACTAGTAGACTTGAGTTCAATCTACTCCAGCGTTTAAGAGTTGCAATTGATGTGGCTTCTGCACTCGATTACCTTCATTATCAGTGCAAACCCACAGTTATTCATTGTGATCTGAAGCCAAGTAACATTCTTCTTGACCAACAAATGGTTGCACATGTCGGAGATTTCGGACTGTCCAGATTTTTTCATCCAGAAATGGGTATTTCCCATCACAGTAGTTCGATGGGAGTGATGGGCACAGTCGGATATGCAGCACCAG AGTACGGTTTAGGAAGTGAAATGTCGATGAAAGGTGATGTTTACAGTTTCGGAGTTTTGTTGCTAGAGATGTTAACGGGAAAGAGACCTACTGATTTGATGTTTGTGGATGGTCTTAACATTCGTATATTTGCTAGTCAAGTCTTGGCAGGAAACGCAATTGAGATTGTAATGGATCCgacaattttgaaaaatgacatTGTTAATGGTCAGAGGGACAATTGTTTGATCGCAATGGTGAAGATTGGGTTGGCTTGCTCTGAAGAACTACCTCAAAATAGGATTTGCATGACCGATGTTGTTAGGGAGCTCCAACAGATAGAAAATGTCATGTGCAAGTAA